From a single Fulvivirga ulvae genomic region:
- a CDS encoding TolC family protein, whose protein sequence is MYKNIVFALCGCLMSFGVVGQSTTIDSILKQVEQNNQELKALNEYMESKRLELKSGNNLPDPQLGVYYLPFGDHNSGDYTEFQISQSFEFPTVYSARGSLIEKQSTQLESDYQERRQDILSQAKEYCLNLIYLNKRLATESLRVEQAKQVFDQVQEIFEKEQVGILELNKAKVVWMQEQFKIKQIESDARNVLLQLTNLNGGTAINFSPEDYGISLVLDSKDSVWQEKQAQDPVLKQLKQQEEIAQQSLSLAKNKALPNLTAGYNSQGVAGERFSGIYAGVTIPLWSNRNKVKAAQSHLDFQQTFTSAKILQAYASFEKQYNDYEIMHSRFQEYEATLSGLNSDELLLQAYQLGELSFLQYYMELQFYRQAYDAMLDMQYQLYISQNQLLKHQL, encoded by the coding sequence ATGTATAAAAATATTGTGTTCGCCCTGTGCGGATGCTTGATGTCGTTTGGAGTAGTCGGCCAATCAACGACTATTGACAGCATTCTAAAACAGGTAGAACAAAACAACCAGGAATTAAAGGCTCTGAACGAGTATATGGAGAGCAAAAGACTTGAGTTGAAATCCGGTAACAATTTACCTGATCCACAATTGGGAGTTTATTACCTTCCTTTTGGGGATCATAATTCAGGTGATTATACGGAGTTTCAGATTTCTCAATCTTTTGAATTTCCAACGGTCTACAGTGCTCGTGGCAGTCTTATTGAAAAGCAATCCACTCAATTAGAATCGGACTACCAAGAAAGAAGACAGGATATACTGTCGCAGGCCAAAGAATATTGCCTGAATCTTATCTATCTGAATAAGCGTTTGGCAACTGAGTCCCTGCGGGTTGAACAGGCCAAGCAGGTTTTCGATCAGGTGCAGGAGATTTTTGAAAAGGAGCAGGTGGGTATTCTGGAGCTGAACAAAGCTAAAGTTGTCTGGATGCAGGAACAATTCAAAATTAAACAGATAGAAAGCGATGCCAGGAATGTGCTGCTGCAACTTACCAACCTGAACGGTGGGACAGCAATCAATTTCTCACCTGAGGATTATGGTATTTCACTGGTTTTGGATTCTAAAGATTCTGTATGGCAGGAGAAACAGGCACAAGACCCTGTTTTGAAACAGTTGAAGCAACAGGAGGAAATTGCGCAGCAATCATTGAGCCTGGCTAAAAATAAAGCATTGCCAAACCTTACGGCTGGTTACAATAGTCAAGGGGTTGCCGGTGAGCGTTTCTCAGGTATCTATGCAGGGGTAACAATTCCTTTATGGAGTAACCGCAACAAAGTGAAAGCGGCTCAATCCCATCTGGATTTTCAGCAGACTTTTACTTCTGCCAAGATACTTCAAGCCTATGCATCATTTGAGAAGCAATACAATGATTATGAAATCATGCATTCCAGGTTTCAGGAATATGAAGCTACCCTTTCGGGGCTGAATAGTGATGAGTTGCTGCTTCAAGCGTATCAGTTGGGTGAACTGTCATTCCTTCAATACTATATGGAGCTACAATTCTACCGACAGGCTTATGATGCCATGCTGGACATGCAATACCAACTTTATATATCGCAAAATCAACTTTTAAAACATCAATTGTAA
- a CDS encoding efflux RND transporter permease subunit, with amino-acid sequence MLNKILSISLQNRLMVLLGAVALSVAGLYIARNMNVDVFPDLTAPTVTILTEAHGMESEEVEKLVTYQLETAMNGSPNVRRIRSSSAAGISIVWVEFDWGTDIYRARQIVSERIPMVRENLPSGVGTPTMAPISSIMGEVMLLGVSSDSLSPMELRTLADWTIRPRIKSIGGIANVIVIGGDYKQYQVLANPEKLKYYDVSLGELLEKVQESNMNAPGGFLNEYGNQYIIKGSGRAYSVEHLEEAVVKNVNGQTIKVKDVADVQVGTADKIGDGSLNAAPAVILTISKQPDVNTLELTERLDEAIADLNHTLPKSVEIKSHIFRQANFIEASIDNLNQTLLEGAFFVLIVLFVFLMNWRTTVISLVAIPVSLLVSIIVLKLLGYTINTMSLGGMAIAIGALVDDAIIDVENVFKRLRENIRKPKVEQLPVLTVVKDASVEIRSSIIIATLIIIVSFVPLFFLSGMEGRLLQPLGIAFITSVLTSLIVAVTVTPVLCSYLLKSEKVLNKQAEGTKVERWLQARYASTLERVLKFPKMVIGLTVGAFVISLVLLTQLGRSFLPEFNEGSLVISAVGVPGMSLEESNKNGQLIEQLLLDMPEVDIVTRRTGRAELDEHAQGVNAAEIDVPFTLDGKSKEQFFEEVRTKLSVVPGVNITLGQPIAHRIDHMLSGTRANIAIKIFGDDLQRLFELGKSVETNIKSIDGIADVAVDQQIEVPQIRITPKRQMLVAYGMTVGDLMGQVDIAFAGEKAGEIYEGQQYFDLIVRFQEESRNSIEAIQHALIALPNGGEITLDQLAEVSSVSSPNTISREDVKRKIVVAANVQSRDLRGVVNEIQQIVEANIDLPEGYRVEYGGQFESEAKASQLLLITTVVAILIIFLLLYFEFQDVKLSFIVLINLPLALIGGILIVYFTSGIISIAATIGFISLFGIATRNGILLVSRYEDLRKEGLQGVQLLKTGALDRLNPILMTAFTTGLALIPLALKGGEPGNEIQSPMAVVILGGLLSATLLNLVVIPCVYRLVTDK; translated from the coding sequence ATGTTGAATAAGATATTATCGATTTCACTACAAAACCGATTGATGGTGTTATTGGGAGCGGTGGCGCTCAGTGTGGCAGGCTTGTACATTGCCCGAAACATGAACGTGGATGTATTTCCGGATCTGACTGCTCCAACGGTTACGATCCTGACAGAAGCGCATGGCATGGAGTCCGAAGAGGTGGAGAAGCTGGTGACCTACCAATTGGAAACAGCCATGAATGGTTCTCCGAATGTGCGGAGAATCCGTTCGTCATCTGCTGCCGGAATTTCCATCGTTTGGGTTGAGTTTGATTGGGGAACGGACATTTACAGGGCAAGACAAATTGTGAGTGAACGCATCCCAATGGTGCGTGAAAACCTGCCTTCCGGTGTGGGTACGCCCACAATGGCACCCATTTCTTCCATCATGGGTGAAGTGATGTTATTGGGTGTTAGTTCGGATAGTTTGTCTCCTATGGAACTGCGAACCCTTGCTGACTGGACCATCCGCCCTAGAATCAAATCGATCGGCGGAATTGCCAATGTGATTGTAATTGGTGGTGATTATAAACAGTATCAGGTCTTAGCAAATCCTGAAAAGCTGAAATACTATGATGTGAGCCTTGGTGAGCTTTTAGAAAAGGTGCAGGAAAGTAACATGAATGCTCCGGGTGGATTTTTGAATGAATATGGCAATCAGTACATCATTAAAGGAAGTGGAAGAGCCTATTCGGTAGAACATCTTGAAGAGGCTGTTGTCAAAAATGTAAATGGACAGACAATTAAAGTCAAGGATGTGGCAGACGTTCAGGTTGGTACGGCTGATAAGATTGGTGACGGCTCGTTGAATGCCGCTCCTGCAGTGATCCTGACCATTTCCAAGCAACCGGATGTGAATACTCTAGAGTTGACTGAACGATTGGATGAAGCGATTGCGGATTTGAATCATACTTTACCTAAAAGTGTGGAAATCAAAAGCCACATTTTCCGTCAGGCCAATTTCATTGAAGCATCCATTGATAACCTGAATCAGACCTTATTGGAAGGTGCATTCTTTGTATTGATCGTGTTGTTTGTTTTTCTGATGAATTGGCGAACTACGGTTATTTCTTTGGTGGCTATTCCCGTGTCCTTATTGGTCTCCATTATTGTGTTGAAGCTGCTGGGCTATACCATCAACACGATGAGTTTGGGCGGTATGGCCATTGCGATTGGTGCTTTGGTAGATGATGCCATCATTGATGTGGAGAATGTATTTAAGCGGTTGCGGGAAAATATCCGGAAACCAAAAGTTGAACAATTACCCGTGCTTACTGTGGTAAAAGATGCTTCGGTAGAAATTCGAAGCTCCATCATCATTGCGACACTCATCATTATCGTGTCGTTTGTTCCTTTGTTTTTCCTGAGTGGAATGGAAGGCCGATTGCTACAACCACTTGGGATAGCGTTTATTACTTCGGTATTGACTTCCCTTATTGTGGCGGTGACGGTAACTCCTGTGCTCTGTTCCTATTTGCTAAAAAGCGAAAAGGTATTGAATAAGCAAGCGGAAGGAACCAAGGTAGAACGTTGGCTTCAAGCGCGCTATGCAAGTACTTTGGAGCGAGTCCTGAAATTTCCAAAAATGGTAATTGGATTGACGGTTGGGGCTTTCGTGATCAGTTTGGTTTTGCTAACGCAATTAGGTCGTAGTTTCCTGCCTGAGTTCAATGAAGGTTCTTTGGTAATTAGTGCTGTGGGTGTTCCTGGTATGTCCTTGGAAGAAAGCAACAAAAACGGTCAGTTGATAGAGCAACTGTTGTTAGACATGCCTGAGGTGGATATAGTCACTCGCAGAACCGGACGTGCTGAACTGGATGAACATGCTCAAGGCGTAAATGCTGCTGAAATAGATGTGCCTTTTACATTGGATGGAAAGTCTAAAGAGCAATTTTTTGAAGAAGTGCGAACTAAACTTAGTGTGGTGCCTGGAGTGAATATCACCTTGGGGCAACCTATAGCGCACCGAATTGATCACATGCTTTCAGGTACTCGTGCCAATATTGCCATTAAGATATTTGGCGATGATTTGCAGCGATTGTTTGAGTTAGGTAAAAGCGTTGAAACCAATATCAAATCCATTGATGGTATTGCCGATGTGGCTGTGGATCAACAGATAGAGGTGCCACAAATTCGTATTACTCCGAAAAGGCAAATGCTGGTTGCCTATGGCATGACTGTAGGTGATTTGATGGGACAGGTGGACATTGCCTTTGCAGGGGAAAAGGCAGGAGAAATTTATGAAGGGCAGCAATATTTTGATTTGATAGTGCGCTTTCAAGAGGAATCAAGAAATAGTATAGAGGCTATACAGCATGCCCTGATTGCCCTGCCAAATGGAGGGGAAATTACTTTGGATCAGCTGGCAGAGGTGAGTTCCGTAAGTTCACCTAATACCATTTCAAGAGAGGATGTGAAGCGTAAGATCGTTGTAGCAGCCAACGTTCAAAGCCGTGATTTGCGTGGAGTGGTGAATGAAATTCAACAGATTGTTGAAGCAAATATAGATCTTCCTGAAGGCTATCGGGTAGAGTATGGAGGTCAGTTTGAAAGTGAAGCCAAGGCTTCTCAATTGTTGCTCATCACTACGGTGGTAGCTATTCTCATCATTTTTTTGTTGCTCTATTTTGAGTTTCAGGATGTGAAGCTGTCCTTTATTGTATTGATCAATTTGCCACTGGCATTGATTGGTGGTATTTTGATTGTGTATTTTACATCAGGAATTATCAGCATAGCTGCGACCATTGGCTTTATCAGCTTGTTTGGTATAGCTACTCGTAACGGCATCTTGCTGGTATCTCGGTATGAGGACTTGCGGAAAGAAGGTTTACAAGGAGTTCAATTGCTCAAAACCGGGGCATTGGACAGATTGAATCCTATACTTATGACGGCTTTCACAACCGGGCTGGCCTTGATTCCGCTTGCTTTGAAAGGTGGTGAACCGGGCAATGAGATCCAAAGTCCTATGGCCGTGGTTATTCTAGGGGGACTATTATCGGCTACATTGCTCAACCTGGTTGTTATTCCATGTGTATATCGCCTGGTCACAGATAAATAA
- a CDS encoding efflux RND transporter periplasmic adaptor subunit, protein MRYIIVLLLLMVFSCQSTEDHGHPHDEEGGHSHASDGKPTVDFTVWTDQTELFVEFPALVVGEASRFAAHFTMLNGHQPVREGSVTVSLIKGDKGIRHSVDAPSSPGIFGPSLQPKEAGTYQLVFDLKTPAYSDRIVLNDIPVFASVEEAEKALSSEEENGNAITFLKEQAWKMEFQTAHVVKKEVYQTIPTSGIWKVAPADYQTLVAPASGRVNFSSGVLTEGSSVKKGQVLMTISSAGLTSNNLSAEIQKAKAEYKQAKSEYERKKELYESKIVPKAEFEQVEQKYLVAKTNYETLSSGYSSGGKQIIAPMSGFIKSIQAVNGGFANQGDALVTVTSHKSSLLEVQVSPSYSMELQNIQNIWYQPGTGKWSNLKANGGKILSVGKEVEASQPLISVFAEVNEGVEMPEGSFTEAQLAVGTAIEGLVVPISCLMEDYGNYSVIVQLTGESFERRNVTLGKRNGSEVEIINGLSLGEVVVTKGAYQVKMASMSGQAPAHGHAH, encoded by the coding sequence ATGCGATATATAATAGTATTGCTTTTGTTGATGGTGTTTTCGTGCCAATCAACTGAAGATCATGGACATCCACATGACGAGGAGGGTGGTCATTCGCATGCGAGTGACGGTAAGCCAACGGTGGATTTTACAGTTTGGACAGACCAAACGGAATTGTTTGTAGAGTTTCCTGCTTTGGTAGTGGGTGAAGCAAGTCGATTTGCGGCACACTTTACCATGCTGAATGGTCATCAACCCGTAAGGGAAGGAAGTGTAACAGTGAGTTTGATCAAAGGAGATAAAGGTATTCGCCATTCGGTGGATGCACCTTCTTCTCCGGGCATCTTTGGTCCATCTTTACAACCCAAGGAAGCGGGTACGTACCAACTCGTTTTTGATTTAAAAACTCCTGCCTATTCGGATCGAATTGTATTGAATGATATTCCTGTTTTTGCTTCTGTAGAAGAGGCCGAAAAAGCTTTAAGCAGTGAGGAAGAAAATGGCAATGCCATTACTTTCCTGAAAGAGCAAGCCTGGAAGATGGAATTTCAAACTGCTCATGTAGTGAAGAAGGAAGTATATCAAACCATTCCTACTTCGGGTATTTGGAAAGTTGCTCCTGCTGATTATCAAACCTTAGTTGCTCCTGCAAGTGGCCGAGTGAACTTTAGTTCGGGTGTTTTGACAGAAGGCAGTAGTGTTAAGAAGGGGCAGGTACTCATGACAATAAGTAGTGCTGGACTGACTTCCAATAACCTGAGTGCAGAGATACAAAAAGCCAAGGCGGAGTATAAACAAGCCAAATCAGAATACGAGCGAAAAAAGGAACTGTACGAGTCGAAGATTGTGCCTAAGGCTGAATTTGAGCAGGTTGAGCAAAAGTACCTGGTGGCTAAGACCAACTACGAAACGTTGAGCAGTGGTTACAGTAGTGGCGGAAAGCAAATTATAGCTCCTATGAGTGGTTTTATCAAATCTATTCAGGCAGTGAATGGCGGGTTTGCTAATCAGGGAGATGCTTTAGTGACAGTAACAAGTCATAAAAGTAGTTTGCTCGAAGTACAGGTAAGTCCTTCTTACAGTATGGAACTTCAAAACATTCAAAATATTTGGTATCAGCCAGGTACTGGGAAATGGTCTAATCTGAAAGCAAATGGCGGTAAAATCTTGTCGGTTGGAAAAGAAGTAGAAGCTAGTCAGCCTTTGATCTCTGTATTTGCTGAAGTAAATGAAGGAGTGGAAATGCCTGAAGGCAGTTTTACAGAAGCCCAATTGGCTGTTGGAACTGCTATTGAAGGTCTGGTTGTTCCGATTTCCTGTTTGATGGAGGATTACGGTAATTATTCTGTGATTGTTCAATTAACAGGTGAAAGTTTTGAACGTAGGAATGTAACGCTTGGCAAGCGAAACGGCAGTGAAGTGGAAATTATCAATGGCTTGTCATTGGGTGAAGTTGTAGTGACTAAGGGAGCATATCAGGTTAAGATGGCTTCTATGTCAGGACAAGCACCTGCTCATGGTCATGCACATTAA